One Chanodichthys erythropterus isolate Z2021 chromosome 22, ASM2448905v1, whole genome shotgun sequence DNA window includes the following coding sequences:
- the esm1 gene encoding endothelial cell-specific molecule 1, translating to MHFYAIPVFLLMVFGAADAWGPGGKYAVNCPDKCNPAQCGSTQRCRRTVLDDCGCCQVCAAGRGEHCYRTVSGMHGVKCGPGLFCDFYKDEDDYGDEYGICKDCMYGTYGMECRKACNCKAGGLCDRETGACLSFKFLAKMAMLKSHSSEGNELGSGDANTETSSNRSSARNFLTPR from the exons ATGCATTTCTACGCGATCCCCGTGTTCTTGTTGATGGTGTTTGGAGCTGCTGACGCGTGGGGTCCCGGTGGTAAATATGCCGTGAACTGCCCGGACAAATGCAACCCCGCGCAGTGCGGCTCGACGCAGCGCTGCAGGCGCACGGTGCTGGATGACTGCGGATGCTGCCAGGTCTGTGCGGCGGGACGGGGAGAGCACTGCTACCGCACCGTGTCCGGGATGCACGGCGTCAAGTGCGGACCGGGACTCTTCTGTGACTTCTACAAGGATGAGGATGATTATGGAGATGAATATGGCATCTGTAAAG ACTGCATGTATGGAACTTACGGTATGGAATGTCGGAAAGCATGCAACTGTAAAGCAGGTGGACTGTGTGACAGAGAAACGGGAGCTTGTCTGTCCTTTAAATTCTTGGCTAAAATGGCCATGCTGAAATCCCATTCAAGTGAAG GTAATGAATTGGGCTCGGGTGACGCGAACACTGAAACCAGCAGCAATCGATCCTCCGCTCGCAATTTTCTCACCCCTCGCTGA
- the LOC137013259 gene encoding THAP domain-containing protein 1 A-like — protein MSCAAINCTNRHSQGSSVQFFRFPLGDTSRLQQWLVNIRRDKWKPTPSSRLCSLHFEDNCLFTNNKGQVRLTTAAVPTIFAFPDHLQKRSQHIKRRQRSGDVVLRDAEAVEEIVRVIVDESNGASEIHPGGLCNISYSHLPSHPSVASDTVCHPLDHTYMAKSPETLTNNLNLAKGKLAAYRKHLKLQSARIRRLKKKVTSLSSIVSELRRERRL, from the exons ATGTCGTGCGCAGCTATAAATTGTACAAATCGCCACTCACAAGGATCTAGTGTACAATTTTTTCG TTTCCCTTTAGGTGATACCAGCAGGCTGCAGCAGTGGCTGGTGAACATCAGACGGGACAAGTGGAAGCCAACTCCCTCTTCTCGCCTATGTTCTCTCCACTTTGAAGATAACTGTCTCTTTACAAACAATAAAGGCCAAGTGCGCCTTACTACAGCTGCTGTTCCCACCATCTTTGCCTTCCCTGACCACCTACAGAAGCGGTCACAACACATCAAGCGAAGGCAGAGGAGTGGAGATGTTGTACTGAGAGACGCTGAAGCTGTGGAGGAGATTGTGAGGGTTATTGTGGATGAAAGCAATGGGGCATCAGAGATTCATCCTGGTGGACTTTGTAACATTTCATATAGCCATTTACCCAGCCATCCTTCTGTGGCATCAGACACAGTTTGTCATCCATTGGATCACACTTACATGGCCAAATCGCCAGAGACGCTGACAAACAATTTAAACTTGGCCAAGGGCAAGCTTGCAGCCTACAGGAAACATCTGAAACTGCAGAGCGCAAGGATTAGAAGGTTGAAGAAGAAAGTGACTTCACTGTCCTCCATCGTTTCAGAGTTAAGACGAGAGAGAAGACTTTGA